One genomic segment of Mastomys coucha isolate ucsf_1 unplaced genomic scaffold, UCSF_Mcou_1 pScaffold22, whole genome shotgun sequence includes these proteins:
- the Zmiz2 gene encoding zinc finger MIZ domain-containing protein 2 isoform X5, with amino-acid sequence MNPMNPMKPALPPAPHGDGSFAYESVPWQQSATQPAGSLSVVTTVWGVGNATQSQCLGQQAFAEGGASKGYVQQGVYGRGSYPGGSSFTTGYAGGPAGLGLPTHAARPSTDFTQAAAAAAMAAAAATATATATATVAALQEKQSQELSQYGAMGTGQSFNSQFLQHGGPRGPSVPPGMTPSGMGGMMGPSGLSSMAMNPTRAAGMTPLYAGQRLPQHGYPGPPQGQPLPRQGVKRAYSEVYPGQQYLQGGQYTASTAQYAPGPGQPPGPASSYTGHRLPLQQGMAQSLSAPGPTGLHYKPSRSIPGYPSSPLPGNPTPPMTPSSNVPYMSPSQEVKSPFLPDLKPGLSSLHPSPSASVPCDELRLTFPVRDGVVLEPFRLQHNLAVSNHVFQLRDSVYKTLMLRPDLELQFKCYHHEDRQMNTNWPASVQVSVNATPLSIERGDNKTSHKPLYLKHVCQPGRNTIQITVTACCCSHLFVLQLVHRPSVRSVLQGLLKKRLLPAEHCITKIKRNFSSGTIPGTPGPNGEDGVEQTAIKVSLKCPITFRRIQLPARGHDCRHIQCFDLESYLQLNCERGTWRCPVCNKTALLEGLEVDQYMLGILIYIQNSDYEEITIDPTCSWKPVPVKPDLHIKEEPDGPVLKRCRTVSPAHVLMPSVMEMIAALGPGAAPFAPLQPPSAPTPSDYPSQGSNFLGPGTFPESFPSATPTTPNLAEFTQGPPPISYQSDIPGSLLTPDKSAPCLPGQMAPAGHLDPAHNPGPPGLHTPNLGPTPGTQLHHPNPSPASRQPLGQPNTGPISELAFNPATGMMGPPSMTGAGEASEPALDLLPELTNPDELLSYLGPPDLPTNSSDDLLSLFENN; translated from the exons ATGAACCCCATGAACCCCATGAAACCTGCCCTGCCCCCTGCACCACACGG TGATGGTTCATTTGCGTATGAGTCTGTGCCTTGGCAACAAAGTGCCACTCAGCCAGCTGGGTCACTGTCCGTGGTCACTACTGTGTGGGGAGTTGGCAACGCAACACAGAGCCAG TGCCTGGGACAGCAGGCGTTTGCTGAAGGTGGTGCTAGCAAGGGCTACGTACAGCAAGGCGTGTATGGCCGAGGGAGCTACCCTGGAGGATCCAGTTTCACTACTGG GTATGCAGGAGGCCCTGCAGGCCTGGGGCTCCCCACACATGCAGCACGGCCCTCAACTGACTTCACAcaagcagcagctgcagctgccatggctgctgctgcagctacagccacagccacagccacagccactgtGGCTGCCCTGCaagagaagcagagccaggagcTAAGCCAATATGGAGCG aTGGGGACTGGGCAGTCTTTTAACAGCCAGTTTCTACAGCATGGAGGTCCTCGAGGACCCAGTGTACCCCCTGGCATGACCCCTTCAGGCATGGGAGGAATGATGGGCCCCTCTGGCCTTTCCTCTATGGCCATGAATCCTACCCGGGCAGCAGGCATGACACCCTTATATGCAGGACAGCGACTGCCTCAGCATGGGTACCCTGGGCCTCCCCAAGGGCAGCCACTGCCTCGACAGGGGGTCAAGAGAGCCTACTCAGAG GTGTATCCTGGGCAGCAGTATCTGCAAGGAGGCCAGTACACAGCCAGCACTGCCCAGTATGCTCCTGGCCCTGGGCAGCCCCCTGGCCCTGCCTCCTCCTACACAGGACACAGACTACCCCTGCAGCAGGGCATGGCCCAGTCCCTGTCTGCCCCTGGCCCCACGGGACTGCATTACAAG CCTTCCCGCTCCATCCCTGGTTACCCCAGCTCCCCACTGCCGGGGAATCCCACACCACCCATGACGCCTAGCAGCAATGTTCCCTACATGTCCCCAAGCCAGGAAGTCAAGTCTCCTTTCCTGCCTGACCTCAAGCCAGGCCTCAGCTCCTTGCACCCATCACCCTCTG CAAGTGTTCCTTGTGATGAGCTGCGCCTGACCTTCCCAGTTCGAGATGGGGTGGTCCTGGAGCCCTTCCGCCTGCAGCACAACCTGGCTGTGAGCAACCATGTCTTCCAGCTCCGAGATTCTGTCTATAAGACCCTGATGCTGAG GCCTGACCTGGAGCTGCAATTCAAATGCTACCACCATGAGGACCGGCAGATGAACACCAACTGGCCAGCATCTGTGCAGGTCAGCGTCAACGCCACACCCCTCAGCATCGAGCGTGGAGACAACAAGACCTCGCACAAGCCTCTCTACCTGAAGCATGTGTGCCAGCCTGGCCGCAACACCATCCAGATCACTGTCACCGCCTGCTGCTGT TCCCACCTCTTCGTGCTGCAGCTGGTGCACCGTCCATCTGTCCGCTCTGTGCTGCAGGGCCTCCTCAAGAAGCGCCTCTTGCCAGCTGAGCACTGCATCACCAAGA TAAAGCGGAACTTCAGTAGCGGCACCATCCCTGGCACCCCTGGGCCCAatggagaggatggggtggagcAGACGGCTATCAAGGTGTCCCTGAAGTGCCCCATCACCTTCCGCAGGATCCAGCTCCCAGCCCGTGGTCACGACTGTCGCCACATACAG TGCTTTGACCTGGAGTCATACTTACAGCTCAACTGTGAGCGGGGGACCTGGAGGTGCCCGGTATGCAA CAAGACGGCATTGCTGGAGGGCCTGGAGGTGGATCAGTATATGCTTGGCATCCTGATTTATATTCAGAA CTCAGACTATGAGGAGATCACCATCGACCCCACGTGCAGCTGGAAGCCCGTACCTGTGAAGCCTGACCTACACATCAAGGAGGAGCCAGATGGGCCAGTGCTGAAGCGCTGCCGCACTGTGAGCCCTGCCCATGTGCTCATGCCCAGTGTGATGGAGATGATTGCAGCACTGGGCCCTGGCGCTGCCCCTTTTGCCCCATTGCAGCCCCCTTCGGCCCCTACCCCCAGCGACTACCCCAGCCAGG GTTCCAACTTCCTGGGGCCTGGAACCTTCCCAGAATCCTTCCCATCTGCTACACCCACCACCCCAAACCTTGCTGAGTTCACCCAGGGGCCACCCCCAATTTCCTACCAGTCTGACATTCCTGGCAGCCTCCTGACTCCAGACAAGTCTGCTCCATGCCTCCCAGGCCAG ATGGCACCAGCAGGCCACCTGGACCCAGCCCATAATCCTGGACCACCAGGACTGCACACTCCCAACCTCGGGCCCACCCCAGGCACCCAGCTACACCATCCAAACCCTTCCCCTGCATCCCGGCAGCCCCTGGGCCAACCAAACACAGGGCCCATCAGCGAACTGGCTTTCAATCCTGCCACGGGCATGATGGGGCCTCCCAGCATGACTGGGGCAGGGGAGGCCTCAGAACCAGCTCTGGAC CTGCTCCCAGAACTGACCAATCCTGATGAACTGCTCTCCTACCTGGGTCCACCTGACCTTCCGACAAACAGCAGTGACGATTTGCTCTCACTCTTTGAGAACAACTGA
- the Zmiz2 gene encoding zinc finger MIZ domain-containing protein 2 isoform X2 has product MNPMNPMKPALPPAPHGDGSFAYESVPWQQSATQPAGSLSVVTTVWGVGNATQSQVLGNPMGPAGSPPGGSMMPGVAGGSSALTSPQCLGQQAFAEGGASKGYVQQGVYGRGSYPGGSSFTTGYAGGPAGLGLPTHAARPSTDFTQAAAAAAMAAAAATATATATATVAALQEKQSQELSQYGAMGTGQSFNSQFLQHGGPRGPSVPPGMTPSGMGGMMGPSGLSSMAMNPTRAAGMTPLYAGQRLPQHGYPGPPQGQPLPRQGVKRAYSEVYPGQQYLQGGQYTASTAQYAPGPGQPPGPASSYTGHRLPLQQGMAQSLSAPGPTGLHYKPSRSIPGYPSSPLPGNPTPPMTPSSNVPYMSPSQEVKSPFLPDLKPGLSSLHPSPSASVPCDELRLTFPVRDGVVLEPFRLQHNLAVSNHVFQLRDSVYKTLMLRPDLELQFKCYHHEDRQMNTNWPASVQVSVNATPLSIERGDNKTSHKPLYLKHVCQPGRNTIQITVTACCCSHLFVLQLVHRPSVRSVLQGLLKKRLLPAEHCITKIKRNFSSGTIPGTPGPNGEDGVEQTAIKVSLKCPITFRRIQLPARGHDCRHIQCFDLESYLQLNCERGTWRCPVCNKTALLEGLEVDQYMLGILIYIQNSDYEEITIDPTCSWKPVPVKPDLHIKEEPDGPVLKRCRTVSPAHVLMPSVMEMIAALGPGAAPFAPLQPPSAPTPSDYPSQGSNFLGPGTFPESFPSATPTTPNLAEFTQGPPPISYQSDIPGSLLTPDKSAPCLPGQMAPAGHLDPAHNPGPPGLHTPNLGPTPGTQLHHPNPSPASRQPLGQPNTGPISELAFNPATGMMGPPSMTGAGEASEPALDLLPELTNPDELLSYLGPPDLPTNSSDDLLSLFENN; this is encoded by the exons ATGAACCCCATGAACCCCATGAAACCTGCCCTGCCCCCTGCACCACACGG TGATGGTTCATTTGCGTATGAGTCTGTGCCTTGGCAACAAAGTGCCACTCAGCCAGCTGGGTCACTGTCCGTGGTCACTACTGTGTGGGGAGTTGGCAACGCAACACAGAGCCAG GTTTTGGGGAACCCCATGGGCCCTGCAGGAAGCCCCCCTGGTGGTTCCATGATGCCTGGTGTGGCAGGTGGCAGCTCTGCCTTGACCTCCCCGCAGTGCCTGGGACAGCAGGCGTTTGCTGAAGGTGGTGCTAGCAAGGGCTACGTACAGCAAGGCGTGTATGGCCGAGGGAGCTACCCTGGAGGATCCAGTTTCACTACTGG GTATGCAGGAGGCCCTGCAGGCCTGGGGCTCCCCACACATGCAGCACGGCCCTCAACTGACTTCACAcaagcagcagctgcagctgccatggctgctgctgcagctacagccacagccacagccacagccactgtGGCTGCCCTGCaagagaagcagagccaggagcTAAGCCAATATGGAGCG aTGGGGACTGGGCAGTCTTTTAACAGCCAGTTTCTACAGCATGGAGGTCCTCGAGGACCCAGTGTACCCCCTGGCATGACCCCTTCAGGCATGGGAGGAATGATGGGCCCCTCTGGCCTTTCCTCTATGGCCATGAATCCTACCCGGGCAGCAGGCATGACACCCTTATATGCAGGACAGCGACTGCCTCAGCATGGGTACCCTGGGCCTCCCCAAGGGCAGCCACTGCCTCGACAGGGGGTCAAGAGAGCCTACTCAGAG GTGTATCCTGGGCAGCAGTATCTGCAAGGAGGCCAGTACACAGCCAGCACTGCCCAGTATGCTCCTGGCCCTGGGCAGCCCCCTGGCCCTGCCTCCTCCTACACAGGACACAGACTACCCCTGCAGCAGGGCATGGCCCAGTCCCTGTCTGCCCCTGGCCCCACGGGACTGCATTACAAG CCTTCCCGCTCCATCCCTGGTTACCCCAGCTCCCCACTGCCGGGGAATCCCACACCACCCATGACGCCTAGCAGCAATGTTCCCTACATGTCCCCAAGCCAGGAAGTCAAGTCTCCTTTCCTGCCTGACCTCAAGCCAGGCCTCAGCTCCTTGCACCCATCACCCTCTG CAAGTGTTCCTTGTGATGAGCTGCGCCTGACCTTCCCAGTTCGAGATGGGGTGGTCCTGGAGCCCTTCCGCCTGCAGCACAACCTGGCTGTGAGCAACCATGTCTTCCAGCTCCGAGATTCTGTCTATAAGACCCTGATGCTGAG GCCTGACCTGGAGCTGCAATTCAAATGCTACCACCATGAGGACCGGCAGATGAACACCAACTGGCCAGCATCTGTGCAGGTCAGCGTCAACGCCACACCCCTCAGCATCGAGCGTGGAGACAACAAGACCTCGCACAAGCCTCTCTACCTGAAGCATGTGTGCCAGCCTGGCCGCAACACCATCCAGATCACTGTCACCGCCTGCTGCTGT TCCCACCTCTTCGTGCTGCAGCTGGTGCACCGTCCATCTGTCCGCTCTGTGCTGCAGGGCCTCCTCAAGAAGCGCCTCTTGCCAGCTGAGCACTGCATCACCAAGA TAAAGCGGAACTTCAGTAGCGGCACCATCCCTGGCACCCCTGGGCCCAatggagaggatggggtggagcAGACGGCTATCAAGGTGTCCCTGAAGTGCCCCATCACCTTCCGCAGGATCCAGCTCCCAGCCCGTGGTCACGACTGTCGCCACATACAG TGCTTTGACCTGGAGTCATACTTACAGCTCAACTGTGAGCGGGGGACCTGGAGGTGCCCGGTATGCAA CAAGACGGCATTGCTGGAGGGCCTGGAGGTGGATCAGTATATGCTTGGCATCCTGATTTATATTCAGAA CTCAGACTATGAGGAGATCACCATCGACCCCACGTGCAGCTGGAAGCCCGTACCTGTGAAGCCTGACCTACACATCAAGGAGGAGCCAGATGGGCCAGTGCTGAAGCGCTGCCGCACTGTGAGCCCTGCCCATGTGCTCATGCCCAGTGTGATGGAGATGATTGCAGCACTGGGCCCTGGCGCTGCCCCTTTTGCCCCATTGCAGCCCCCTTCGGCCCCTACCCCCAGCGACTACCCCAGCCAGG GTTCCAACTTCCTGGGGCCTGGAACCTTCCCAGAATCCTTCCCATCTGCTACACCCACCACCCCAAACCTTGCTGAGTTCACCCAGGGGCCACCCCCAATTTCCTACCAGTCTGACATTCCTGGCAGCCTCCTGACTCCAGACAAGTCTGCTCCATGCCTCCCAGGCCAG ATGGCACCAGCAGGCCACCTGGACCCAGCCCATAATCCTGGACCACCAGGACTGCACACTCCCAACCTCGGGCCCACCCCAGGCACCCAGCTACACCATCCAAACCCTTCCCCTGCATCCCGGCAGCCCCTGGGCCAACCAAACACAGGGCCCATCAGCGAACTGGCTTTCAATCCTGCCACGGGCATGATGGGGCCTCCCAGCATGACTGGGGCAGGGGAGGCCTCAGAACCAGCTCTGGAC CTGCTCCCAGAACTGACCAATCCTGATGAACTGCTCTCCTACCTGGGTCCACCTGACCTTCCGACAAACAGCAGTGACGATTTGCTCTCACTCTTTGAGAACAACTGA
- the Zmiz2 gene encoding zinc finger MIZ domain-containing protein 2 isoform X4 codes for MNPMNPMKPALPPAPHGDGSFAYESVPWQQSATQPAGSLSVVTTVWGVGNATQSQVLGNPMGPAGSPPGGSMMPGVAGGSSALTSPQCLGQQAFAEGGASKGYVQQGVYGRGSYPGGSSFTTGYAGGPAGLGLPTHAARPSTDFTQAAAAAAMAAAAATATATATATVAALQEKQSQELSQYGAMGTGQSFNSQFLQHGGPRGPSVPPGMTPSGMGGMMGPSGLSSMAMNPTRAAGMTPLYAGQRLPQHGYPGPPQGQPLPRQGVKRAYSEVYPGQQYLQGGQYTASTAQYAPGPGQPPGPASSYTGHRLPLQQGMAQSLSAPGPTGLHYKPTEQFNGQGASFNGGSISYSQPGLSGEVKSPFLPDLKPGLSSLHPSPSASVPCDELRLTFPVRDGVVLEPFRLQHNLAVSNHVFQLRDSVYKTLMLRPDLELQFKCYHHEDRQMNTNWPASVQVSVNATPLSIERGDNKTSHKPLYLKHVCQPGRNTIQITVTACCCSHLFVLQLVHRPSVRSVLQGLLKKRLLPAEHCITKIKRNFSSGTIPGTPGPNGEDGVEQTAIKVSLKCPITFRRIQLPARGHDCRHIQCFDLESYLQLNCERGTWRCPVCNKTALLEGLEVDQYMLGILIYIQNSDYEEITIDPTCSWKPVPVKPDLHIKEEPDGPVLKRCRTVSPAHVLMPSVMEMIAALGPGAAPFAPLQPPSAPTPSDYPSQGSNFLGPGTFPESFPSATPTTPNLAEFTQGPPPISYQSDIPGSLLTPDKSAPCLPGQMAPAGHLDPAHNPGPPGLHTPNLGPTPGTQLHHPNPSPASRQPLGQPNTGPISELAFNPATGMMGPPSMTGAGEASEPALDLLPELTNPDELLSYLGPPDLPTNSSDDLLSLFENN; via the exons ATGAACCCCATGAACCCCATGAAACCTGCCCTGCCCCCTGCACCACACGG TGATGGTTCATTTGCGTATGAGTCTGTGCCTTGGCAACAAAGTGCCACTCAGCCAGCTGGGTCACTGTCCGTGGTCACTACTGTGTGGGGAGTTGGCAACGCAACACAGAGCCAG GTTTTGGGGAACCCCATGGGCCCTGCAGGAAGCCCCCCTGGTGGTTCCATGATGCCTGGTGTGGCAGGTGGCAGCTCTGCCTTGACCTCCCCGCAGTGCCTGGGACAGCAGGCGTTTGCTGAAGGTGGTGCTAGCAAGGGCTACGTACAGCAAGGCGTGTATGGCCGAGGGAGCTACCCTGGAGGATCCAGTTTCACTACTGG GTATGCAGGAGGCCCTGCAGGCCTGGGGCTCCCCACACATGCAGCACGGCCCTCAACTGACTTCACAcaagcagcagctgcagctgccatggctgctgctgcagctacagccacagccacagccacagccactgtGGCTGCCCTGCaagagaagcagagccaggagcTAAGCCAATATGGAGCG aTGGGGACTGGGCAGTCTTTTAACAGCCAGTTTCTACAGCATGGAGGTCCTCGAGGACCCAGTGTACCCCCTGGCATGACCCCTTCAGGCATGGGAGGAATGATGGGCCCCTCTGGCCTTTCCTCTATGGCCATGAATCCTACCCGGGCAGCAGGCATGACACCCTTATATGCAGGACAGCGACTGCCTCAGCATGGGTACCCTGGGCCTCCCCAAGGGCAGCCACTGCCTCGACAGGGGGTCAAGAGAGCCTACTCAGAG GTGTATCCTGGGCAGCAGTATCTGCAAGGAGGCCAGTACACAGCCAGCACTGCCCAGTATGCTCCTGGCCCTGGGCAGCCCCCTGGCCCTGCCTCCTCCTACACAGGACACAGACTACCCCTGCAGCAGGGCATGGCCCAGTCCCTGTCTGCCCCTGGCCCCACGGGACTGCATTACAAG CCCACAGAGCAGTTCAACGGGCAGGGCGCCAGCTTCAACGGGGGCAGCATCAGCTACAGCCAGCCTGGCTTGAGTGGG GAAGTCAAGTCTCCTTTCCTGCCTGACCTCAAGCCAGGCCTCAGCTCCTTGCACCCATCACCCTCTG CAAGTGTTCCTTGTGATGAGCTGCGCCTGACCTTCCCAGTTCGAGATGGGGTGGTCCTGGAGCCCTTCCGCCTGCAGCACAACCTGGCTGTGAGCAACCATGTCTTCCAGCTCCGAGATTCTGTCTATAAGACCCTGATGCTGAG GCCTGACCTGGAGCTGCAATTCAAATGCTACCACCATGAGGACCGGCAGATGAACACCAACTGGCCAGCATCTGTGCAGGTCAGCGTCAACGCCACACCCCTCAGCATCGAGCGTGGAGACAACAAGACCTCGCACAAGCCTCTCTACCTGAAGCATGTGTGCCAGCCTGGCCGCAACACCATCCAGATCACTGTCACCGCCTGCTGCTGT TCCCACCTCTTCGTGCTGCAGCTGGTGCACCGTCCATCTGTCCGCTCTGTGCTGCAGGGCCTCCTCAAGAAGCGCCTCTTGCCAGCTGAGCACTGCATCACCAAGA TAAAGCGGAACTTCAGTAGCGGCACCATCCCTGGCACCCCTGGGCCCAatggagaggatggggtggagcAGACGGCTATCAAGGTGTCCCTGAAGTGCCCCATCACCTTCCGCAGGATCCAGCTCCCAGCCCGTGGTCACGACTGTCGCCACATACAG TGCTTTGACCTGGAGTCATACTTACAGCTCAACTGTGAGCGGGGGACCTGGAGGTGCCCGGTATGCAA CAAGACGGCATTGCTGGAGGGCCTGGAGGTGGATCAGTATATGCTTGGCATCCTGATTTATATTCAGAA CTCAGACTATGAGGAGATCACCATCGACCCCACGTGCAGCTGGAAGCCCGTACCTGTGAAGCCTGACCTACACATCAAGGAGGAGCCAGATGGGCCAGTGCTGAAGCGCTGCCGCACTGTGAGCCCTGCCCATGTGCTCATGCCCAGTGTGATGGAGATGATTGCAGCACTGGGCCCTGGCGCTGCCCCTTTTGCCCCATTGCAGCCCCCTTCGGCCCCTACCCCCAGCGACTACCCCAGCCAGG GTTCCAACTTCCTGGGGCCTGGAACCTTCCCAGAATCCTTCCCATCTGCTACACCCACCACCCCAAACCTTGCTGAGTTCACCCAGGGGCCACCCCCAATTTCCTACCAGTCTGACATTCCTGGCAGCCTCCTGACTCCAGACAAGTCTGCTCCATGCCTCCCAGGCCAG ATGGCACCAGCAGGCCACCTGGACCCAGCCCATAATCCTGGACCACCAGGACTGCACACTCCCAACCTCGGGCCCACCCCAGGCACCCAGCTACACCATCCAAACCCTTCCCCTGCATCCCGGCAGCCCCTGGGCCAACCAAACACAGGGCCCATCAGCGAACTGGCTTTCAATCCTGCCACGGGCATGATGGGGCCTCCCAGCATGACTGGGGCAGGGGAGGCCTCAGAACCAGCTCTGGAC CTGCTCCCAGAACTGACCAATCCTGATGAACTGCTCTCCTACCTGGGTCCACCTGACCTTCCGACAAACAGCAGTGACGATTTGCTCTCACTCTTTGAGAACAACTGA
- the Zmiz2 gene encoding zinc finger MIZ domain-containing protein 2 isoform X1 — translation MNPMNPMKPALPPAPHGDGSFAYESVPWQQSATQPAGSLSVVTTVWGVGNATQSQVLGNPMGPAGSPPGGSMMPGVAGGSSALTSPQCLGQQAFAEGGASKGYVQQGVYGRGSYPGGSSFTTGYAGGPAGLGLPTHAARPSTDFTQAAAAAAMAAAAATATATATATVAALQEKQSQELSQYGAMGTGQSFNSQFLQHGGPRGPSVPPGMTPSGMGGMMGPSGLSSMAMNPTRAAGMTPLYAGQRLPQHGYPGPPQGQPLPRQGVKRAYSEVYPGQQYLQGGQYTASTAQYAPGPGQPPGPASSYTGHRLPLQQGMAQSLSAPGPTGLHYKPTEQFNGQGASFNGGSISYSQPGLSGPSRSIPGYPSSPLPGNPTPPMTPSSNVPYMSPSQEVKSPFLPDLKPGLSSLHPSPSASVPCDELRLTFPVRDGVVLEPFRLQHNLAVSNHVFQLRDSVYKTLMLRPDLELQFKCYHHEDRQMNTNWPASVQVSVNATPLSIERGDNKTSHKPLYLKHVCQPGRNTIQITVTACCCSHLFVLQLVHRPSVRSVLQGLLKKRLLPAEHCITKIKRNFSSGTIPGTPGPNGEDGVEQTAIKVSLKCPITFRRIQLPARGHDCRHIQCFDLESYLQLNCERGTWRCPVCNKTALLEGLEVDQYMLGILIYIQNSDYEEITIDPTCSWKPVPVKPDLHIKEEPDGPVLKRCRTVSPAHVLMPSVMEMIAALGPGAAPFAPLQPPSAPTPSDYPSQGSNFLGPGTFPESFPSATPTTPNLAEFTQGPPPISYQSDIPGSLLTPDKSAPCLPGQMAPAGHLDPAHNPGPPGLHTPNLGPTPGTQLHHPNPSPASRQPLGQPNTGPISELAFNPATGMMGPPSMTGAGEASEPALDLLPELTNPDELLSYLGPPDLPTNSSDDLLSLFENN, via the exons ATGAACCCCATGAACCCCATGAAACCTGCCCTGCCCCCTGCACCACACGG TGATGGTTCATTTGCGTATGAGTCTGTGCCTTGGCAACAAAGTGCCACTCAGCCAGCTGGGTCACTGTCCGTGGTCACTACTGTGTGGGGAGTTGGCAACGCAACACAGAGCCAG GTTTTGGGGAACCCCATGGGCCCTGCAGGAAGCCCCCCTGGTGGTTCCATGATGCCTGGTGTGGCAGGTGGCAGCTCTGCCTTGACCTCCCCGCAGTGCCTGGGACAGCAGGCGTTTGCTGAAGGTGGTGCTAGCAAGGGCTACGTACAGCAAGGCGTGTATGGCCGAGGGAGCTACCCTGGAGGATCCAGTTTCACTACTGG GTATGCAGGAGGCCCTGCAGGCCTGGGGCTCCCCACACATGCAGCACGGCCCTCAACTGACTTCACAcaagcagcagctgcagctgccatggctgctgctgcagctacagccacagccacagccacagccactgtGGCTGCCCTGCaagagaagcagagccaggagcTAAGCCAATATGGAGCG aTGGGGACTGGGCAGTCTTTTAACAGCCAGTTTCTACAGCATGGAGGTCCTCGAGGACCCAGTGTACCCCCTGGCATGACCCCTTCAGGCATGGGAGGAATGATGGGCCCCTCTGGCCTTTCCTCTATGGCCATGAATCCTACCCGGGCAGCAGGCATGACACCCTTATATGCAGGACAGCGACTGCCTCAGCATGGGTACCCTGGGCCTCCCCAAGGGCAGCCACTGCCTCGACAGGGGGTCAAGAGAGCCTACTCAGAG GTGTATCCTGGGCAGCAGTATCTGCAAGGAGGCCAGTACACAGCCAGCACTGCCCAGTATGCTCCTGGCCCTGGGCAGCCCCCTGGCCCTGCCTCCTCCTACACAGGACACAGACTACCCCTGCAGCAGGGCATGGCCCAGTCCCTGTCTGCCCCTGGCCCCACGGGACTGCATTACAAG CCCACAGAGCAGTTCAACGGGCAGGGCGCCAGCTTCAACGGGGGCAGCATCAGCTACAGCCAGCCTGGCTTGAGTGGG CCTTCCCGCTCCATCCCTGGTTACCCCAGCTCCCCACTGCCGGGGAATCCCACACCACCCATGACGCCTAGCAGCAATGTTCCCTACATGTCCCCAAGCCAGGAAGTCAAGTCTCCTTTCCTGCCTGACCTCAAGCCAGGCCTCAGCTCCTTGCACCCATCACCCTCTG CAAGTGTTCCTTGTGATGAGCTGCGCCTGACCTTCCCAGTTCGAGATGGGGTGGTCCTGGAGCCCTTCCGCCTGCAGCACAACCTGGCTGTGAGCAACCATGTCTTCCAGCTCCGAGATTCTGTCTATAAGACCCTGATGCTGAG GCCTGACCTGGAGCTGCAATTCAAATGCTACCACCATGAGGACCGGCAGATGAACACCAACTGGCCAGCATCTGTGCAGGTCAGCGTCAACGCCACACCCCTCAGCATCGAGCGTGGAGACAACAAGACCTCGCACAAGCCTCTCTACCTGAAGCATGTGTGCCAGCCTGGCCGCAACACCATCCAGATCACTGTCACCGCCTGCTGCTGT TCCCACCTCTTCGTGCTGCAGCTGGTGCACCGTCCATCTGTCCGCTCTGTGCTGCAGGGCCTCCTCAAGAAGCGCCTCTTGCCAGCTGAGCACTGCATCACCAAGA TAAAGCGGAACTTCAGTAGCGGCACCATCCCTGGCACCCCTGGGCCCAatggagaggatggggtggagcAGACGGCTATCAAGGTGTCCCTGAAGTGCCCCATCACCTTCCGCAGGATCCAGCTCCCAGCCCGTGGTCACGACTGTCGCCACATACAG TGCTTTGACCTGGAGTCATACTTACAGCTCAACTGTGAGCGGGGGACCTGGAGGTGCCCGGTATGCAA CAAGACGGCATTGCTGGAGGGCCTGGAGGTGGATCAGTATATGCTTGGCATCCTGATTTATATTCAGAA CTCAGACTATGAGGAGATCACCATCGACCCCACGTGCAGCTGGAAGCCCGTACCTGTGAAGCCTGACCTACACATCAAGGAGGAGCCAGATGGGCCAGTGCTGAAGCGCTGCCGCACTGTGAGCCCTGCCCATGTGCTCATGCCCAGTGTGATGGAGATGATTGCAGCACTGGGCCCTGGCGCTGCCCCTTTTGCCCCATTGCAGCCCCCTTCGGCCCCTACCCCCAGCGACTACCCCAGCCAGG GTTCCAACTTCCTGGGGCCTGGAACCTTCCCAGAATCCTTCCCATCTGCTACACCCACCACCCCAAACCTTGCTGAGTTCACCCAGGGGCCACCCCCAATTTCCTACCAGTCTGACATTCCTGGCAGCCTCCTGACTCCAGACAAGTCTGCTCCATGCCTCCCAGGCCAG ATGGCACCAGCAGGCCACCTGGACCCAGCCCATAATCCTGGACCACCAGGACTGCACACTCCCAACCTCGGGCCCACCCCAGGCACCCAGCTACACCATCCAAACCCTTCCCCTGCATCCCGGCAGCCCCTGGGCCAACCAAACACAGGGCCCATCAGCGAACTGGCTTTCAATCCTGCCACGGGCATGATGGGGCCTCCCAGCATGACTGGGGCAGGGGAGGCCTCAGAACCAGCTCTGGAC CTGCTCCCAGAACTGACCAATCCTGATGAACTGCTCTCCTACCTGGGTCCACCTGACCTTCCGACAAACAGCAGTGACGATTTGCTCTCACTCTTTGAGAACAACTGA